One Amycolatopsis sp. NBC_00355 genomic window carries:
- a CDS encoding MaoC family dehydratase, translating into MTSEFGTPIGDRYFADYVPGATYDCGSVEVTEAEILEFARRYDPQSFHVDPVSAAAGPFGGLIASGWHTASLMMRLYAAHYLSTVASLGSPGVDELRWPRPVRPGAVLRLRATVTEARVSRSKPDRGVLRTRVEFVDDGADVVFSANLVNLLLVRPASA; encoded by the coding sequence ATGACGAGCGAGTTCGGCACCCCGATCGGCGACCGCTACTTCGCGGACTACGTTCCCGGCGCGACCTACGACTGCGGGAGCGTCGAGGTGACCGAGGCCGAGATCCTGGAGTTCGCCCGGCGGTACGACCCGCAGAGCTTCCACGTCGACCCGGTCTCGGCGGCGGCCGGGCCGTTCGGCGGGCTGATCGCCAGCGGCTGGCACACGGCGAGCCTGATGATGCGGCTCTACGCGGCGCACTACCTGTCCACTGTGGCCAGTCTGGGCAGTCCCGGGGTGGACGAGCTGCGCTGGCCGCGTCCCGTCCGGCCGGGTGCGGTGCTGCGGTTGCGCGCGACGGTCACCGAGGCTCGCGTTTCACGCTCGAAGCCGGACCGGGGAGTGCTGCGCACCCGGGTCGAGTTCGTCGACGACGGTGCCGACGTCGTGTTCAGTGCGAACCTGGTGAACCTCCTCCTGGTGCGACCGGCGTCCGCCTGA
- a CDS encoding ArsR/SmtB family transcription factor, whose protein sequence is MPGEPDIPSVAQAIGEPARAAMLLQLMDGDAHSARALTTVAGIAPSTASSHLRRLCDAGLVHATEAGRQRLHRLAGPEVAHLVEALTALAPPACPTGSSPTRRPGRCCEPEPATAGSAWMSRRCCAKTV, encoded by the coding sequence ATGCCCGGGGAACCCGACATCCCCTCGGTCGCCCAGGCGATCGGCGAACCGGCACGGGCCGCGATGCTCCTGCAGCTGATGGACGGCGACGCGCACTCCGCCCGCGCCTTGACGACGGTGGCCGGTATCGCGCCGTCCACCGCGAGCTCGCACCTGCGCCGGCTCTGCGACGCCGGGCTCGTGCACGCCACCGAAGCCGGCCGGCAACGACTGCACCGGCTCGCGGGCCCGGAGGTCGCGCACCTCGTCGAGGCATTGACCGCTCTCGCCCCACCCGCTTGCCCGACCGGCTCCAGCCCGACCCGCCGTCCGGGCCGTTGCTGCGAGCCCGAGCCTGCTACGGCCGGCTCGGCGTGGATGTCGCGGCGCTGCTGCGCGAAGACGGTGTGA